The genomic stretch TGACCAGGCCAAAGAGGGGAGAACGCTAACCGGTCCCCTCAAAACACATTTCTCTCAACCACCCAGAACCAGCAGGGCCAAAACGAGTGGCACTGCGATCTTCTCCTAAAGGTCAGAGTCCTCGAGACTCTGCTCCTGAGCCCAGAGCGGCATCGCACAAGGAGAGGCCCGACCCCCGCCCCTGCACCAGGTGGGCACGTCTGCCTCCGTGAACAGCACGGAGCGGGCAGCGCTCCCCGGGGCAGGGCCGATTCGGACCGAACCAGACGTGCACGTCCAGGGCGTGAAGGTGAGTGGACGGTGGCACAACGAGCCGGTCTCTCGGTCACCTTCCTCTCGAGAGCCCAGTCTGGTCAGGCCTCCTGCCCAAAGGGGATCAGGTGCTCGGGGATGTCCACCTGGAAGACGTCCTTCCCGCCTCTCCCGGGGACAGGCCGCAGCAGCCAGCGGGGGTTGGCAAGCGCAGTCAGGTACTTCTGCTGCAGGTTGAGCAGCAGGGCTCGATTCTCCAGCTCCGCGACCTCGTTGGGACCTAAGTCTTCCGGGCACAGCGAAGTGTCCCCAATGTCAACCAGCCCTGTGCACAAAGGCAGAAGCACACAGATGGAGAACAAGGTGATTCAAATCACGACCGCTAGAGACCAAGACCACGTCATCGAGGGGACCCGGGGTGAACTGGGTCCCTCTGGCCGAGCACTTCCCACCCGCCAACCTCGGTTCAGGGAATTGGGGGCGAggccgagggagggagggagggagggagggagggagggagggagggagggagggagagagcaatGAAAAGGAGAGGCCTGGTCCCCCACGACCCCACCAAGGCCCGACCGCTGCAGGCAGCAGGTACAGGTCAGGAGGGCCCCGGGCCGCCGCTGCGGGGAGCCTACGGGCAATCAGGTCCCTGAGCGATCCACCGGGGGCCAGCGGTTGATGTGGGACCTGCCCCCGCCGGGGGCTTTAGGGGACTTCCTCAGGATGCCGCGGGCGGCGGGGGTGAGGCGGGCCCGCGAAGCCGGGCGGGCAGCCCGAGTCCCCAGGTCCCCCTCACACGCAGCTCTGGCTGCCGTGCTGCCTCCCGCGGGCTCTGCCacggcgcgcacacacacgcgtgtacacgtgcgcgcgcacacgtacacacacggaGGCGAGCGCCACGGGCAGAGCCGGACCCGCCTCTGCCTCTCGGAGCACAAAGggggactgaggcccagagtggcgGGGAGGGGACCTTCCCGGCCCCTCCGAAGGCGAGGTGCCTCAGGAAAACGAACCCTAACCCCACACCGACCGGTTCAAAAGAAAACGAGGCGCCGAAGCCCCGGGTGAGACCCTGGGGGGCAGCCCCGGGAGGCGATCGTCAGTCACTTGCCGGCTATCACTCCGCGGCCGAACTTCTCCCCGTCCCGCAGCAAGGCCTGGATCTGCGCGGGGCTCATCCCCAGCCTCTCGGCCAGCAGCTCCCTCCAGGCCGCGTCCTCCCAGTCCCTGTGCGCGATGTGGACGGCCAGGGTGCGGTGCCGGTGGCCGCTCAGCACGGGCCGCCACCGCGTCTCCAGGGTCTTCACCCCATTTAAGATGAAACCCGCATGAGGCTGCCGGAAGGACAGGCAGCCGAACTTCATCT from Phocoena phocoena chromosome X, mPhoPho1.1, whole genome shotgun sequence encodes the following:
- the EOLA2 gene encoding protein EOLA2 — translated: MKFGCLSFRQPHAGFILNGVKTLETRWRPVLSGHRHRTLAVHIAHRDWEDAAWRELLAERLGMSPAQIQALLRDGEKFGRGVIAGLVDIGDTSLCPEDLGPNEVAELENRALLLNLQQKYLTALANPRWLLRPVPGRGGKDVFQVDIPEHLIPFGQEA